Sequence from the Deltaproteobacteria bacterium genome:
AGTCGCCGGTCAATACCGGTTTTGCCGAAGCCCATAACCGGCTTATTGAGGCAGCCTTCGCCAATCCGGAGATCACCGCCTATCTCGCCCTCAATTCCGATGCCCTGCTGGACCCGGACTTCTTTAAGTCCGCCTTTCCGGCCCTCGACCCGGAAATGAAAATGGGTGCCGTTCAGCCACTGGTTCTCCATCTCGATGAGACTATGAAGCCAACGGGCCGGATTGATACGACCGGCATCGGGTTCAATGCCCGCACGGGACTTTTTATTGATCGGCACCGGGGGGAAACCCCCGGAGCGGCTCATCAGACCGCCGGTCCGGTATTCGGCCCGAGCGGCGCGGTCGCGCTTTACCACCGTGACTGGCTCGCGGCAGTGAAAGACCCGGAGCATGGTTATTTCGACCGGCGTTTTTTCGCCTACTATGAGGACGTGGATATCTCATGGCGGGCGCGACGGCTCGGATGGAGCGCGGTTTTCATACCCGGCGCAAAAGCCTATCATCAGCGTTACGGTTCCCTGGGAGCCCGGCCGGAGCAGGAGAAGCTGCTTTACCGGAACCGGCTCTGGCTCCACCTGAAAAACGAGGGCTGGGGTTCGCTGCTCGCGCCAAAGCTCGCGGGCCGCGAACTGCTCAATCTTCTCCGGGCCGCCACGACCCGGCCGTGGCTGAGGGATGTCCTCGCTGAAAAGTTCCGGACCGCCGTGGCGATCGGCCGCGGATACGATCCGAAACTGGAAAAGATCGACCCACGTGACTACCCGGCCTAAACCCATCCGCGTCCGGTTCCTGACCCAGACGGACGAGCAGGGTGCCAGCGCCCGGCTCCGCGTCTATTCGTACGTGAACTACCTGGCAGCCGAGGGACTCCAGATCACGGTGGACCCCGCCAACACTGAAGCCACCACGATCGGGTATGCGCGTACCGCTCTTCAGCGGATGACGGGGATCGTGGAAACCGCTGCCCTGAACGATGTCATTGTGATCCAGCGGGATTTCGTCAACCACATGGTGCCGTGGATCGAATGGCTGTATGCCAAAAGCGGGCGGCCGCTCATTCTCGACGTGGACGACGCCATTGACCTGCGCCCGCCCGGACATCCCGAAGGATGGCGCAGCAAGCTGCTGGGAACCGACGGCAAGCTGGAAAGCCTGGCCCGTATGGCGCATACCGTCGTCGCTGGGAACCATTATCTCGCCGGACGCATCCGGGAGTGGAACCCAAATGTGCAGGTGATCCCCACCTGCCTCGATCTTTCCGCCTGGCCCCGCCCTGCCCCGCGGCGGCTCCCTGCCGGACGGCCCATCGTCATCGGCTGGATCGGCTCGCCCCTCACGACGTTTTACCTGGGACTCGTCAAGGAAGCCCTGCGGGGGATCGCCGCCCGGCGGCAGATCGTTTTCCGCACGGTCGGAGCCACGGCCCTCAGCTGGGAGGGGGTGCCGCTGGAACAGCGTATCTGGCGCGCCGAGACCGAACTTGCCGAGATCGAACAGTTCGACATCGGCATCATGCCGCTCACCGACGACGAATGGAGCCGGGGCAAGTGCGGCACCAAGATCATCCAGTATTTTGCCGCTGCCGTTCCGGTCGTCGCCTCTCCGGTAGGCATGAACGTGGACGCGCTCGACGGCGGAAAGGCGGGGCTCCTTGCATCGACCACCCGGGAGTGGACCGAGGCATTCGACCGCCTGCTTGGCGATCCGGGCCTTTACACGCAGCTTTCCGTGGCAGGGCGCGACCGGGCAGAGACGCAATACGACCTGCGCCGGTATGTGCCCCTCTGGTCGGAGATCATCCACAAGGCGGCGGAACGATGACCGGCAGCCAGCGACCGCGTGTGCTCGTGCTGCTCAAGACGCTGGGTATCGGTGGCGCGGAGACCCTCGTCCTGAACAGTTCCCGCCTTTGGGACCGGTCGCAGTTCGACTACCGGTTGGGCTATCTGGGGAAACCGGCCGACCTGGAACCGGAGTTCCGGTCCGGCGGATTTGAACCGGTCCGGTTCGCTCCTTCCGGCCATGCGAACGACCCTTTCAGCCTGTGGGAGCTTTTCCGCTGGATTCGCCGAGAGCAGATCACGCTGATCCACGCCCATCTTCCGGTGCCCTCCCTGTGGGCCGTTCTTGCCGCCAGGGGAACGGGCACGAAGGTCGTCGCCACGAACCATTCCCAGCCGGAGTCGATGCGCCCTCTCACCGCACGGATCGCCCGGCTCGCCTGGCCGAGGGCGGATCTCGTCATCGCCGTGGGATCATCGCTGGCGGCCGACAGCCGGACCGCACGGCGAACCGAGCTCGTGAACAACGGCGTCGAACTGGATCGCTTCGTCTCCGCCCGGCCCGCCGCTCTGGATGGCATCCCGCCTGACGCCACGGTGGTTCTGGTGCTCGGGAGCCTGATCGAACTCAAGCGGCCGCTGGAAACCCTGAACGTGTTTGAGCGGGCGGTCGAAAAGGCCGGTTCTTCAGCCAACGCGCATCTTGTATTTGCGGGCGGCGGCGAACTGGCCGCTTCCCTTGCCGCCGCCCGTGACGCCTCTCCACATGCGAAGCGCATCCATCTCCTCGGCCTGCGGCGCGATATCCCGGCCCTATGCGCACGGGCGGACATTGTGCTTCTCCTGAGCCGAACCGAAGGGCTCCCCATGGCGCTGCTCGAAGGCGGCGCGGGAGGGTGCTCGCTCATCGCCACACGGATTGCCTCCGTAGGAACTCTCGTCCGGGATGGCGAGAACGGCTTTCTCGTGACAGACGATCTGGAAGCGGCTGGTGCTCTCTCCAGACTGCTCGCCGATCCTGCGCTCCGGAAAAAGATGGGAGCCGCCTCCCGCGAGACAGTCGCCCGGGAGTTCAACCTGCAGTCCAATGTCCGCCGGATCGAGCAGCTTTACCGCGAGGTACTCGCCTGATGTGTGGCATCGCCGGCATGTTCGTGCCCGGTGCGGATTCCGCCGAACTCCAGCGGCGGGTCCGGGCGGCGGCCAGCCGCATCGCCCACCGGGGGCCGGACGACGAGGGCTACTACGCGCAGGAGGGGCTGGCACTTGGCCACCGCCGGCTGGTCGTGATCGACCGCACGGGCGGCGCGCAGCCGTTTACGGATTCCGGGGGCCGTGTCACTGCCGCCTACAACGGTGAAATCTACAACCACCGTGAACTCCGGCAGGAACTCGCCCCCGAGGGGGAGACCTTCACGACCCGCTCGGATACAGAGGTGCTGGTTCGAGCATTCGCACGGCGGGGCACGGATGCCTTCATCAAGCTGGATGGCATGTTCGCCGCCGCCCTGTGGAGGCACGCAGACCGGTCGCTGTTCCTGGTGCGCGATCCCGCAGGCGAGAAACCCCTGTTTTTCAGCGAGAACCCGCTTGGCCCTGGCAGTCCCGGCATTGCGTTCGCCAGCGAGGTTTACTCCCTGCTGGCACTCCTGCCCGAAGTGCCGCCGGTGGACCCGGCGGGCTTATGGTCATACCTGACCCTCGGCTATGCACGGGAACCGCGAATCCTCAAGGGTATCGGGCTGGTTCCGCCCGGAAGCTGGCTCCGCATCGAAAACGGCCGGATCACGGATCAGCAGCGGTACTGGCGGCCCCGGTTCACCCCCGTGCATCTGCCGGAACGGGAAGCCCTACCCTGCATCCGCCGGGCAATGAAGCTCGCGGTCCAGTCCCGACTTGAAGCCGATGTGCCGCTCGGCGCGTTCCTCTCCGGCGGAATTGATTCTTCCATCATCGTCTACGAGATGCGGCAGGCCGGGGTGGACGAGATCAACACCTTCTCGATCGGCTTCCGGGAGGGCGAAGGTTACGACGAAAGCCCGTGGGCCCGCGAGATCGGACGGCTGCTCAACACCCATCATCATGAGCAGATGTTTGGCGTGAGCGAGGCCATCGTCGAATCGACCCTGAACGCCCTCGATGAACCGATGGCCGATTCATCGGCCATCGCCACCTGGTCGCTGGCCGAACATGCCCGCCGCCATATCACCGTGGCACTGGGCGGCGACGGCGGGGACGAGGTGTTCTGCGGCTACGAGCGGTTCGCCGGTATCCTGCTGACCGAGCGGATACCCCTTGCCGTCCGGCGGCTGCTCTCGCCACTTGCCCCGCTCGTGCCGGACACGGGCGGCTACGGGAACCGCGGCGACCGGCTGCGGCGGCTTCTGCGGGATGGAATCCATCCGGCCGCCGAGCGGCTCCTCAGGTGGCAGGCGATCCAGCCCCCGGAACAGGCGCGCCGGTACATGACGGAACCGGCCGGCTTCGCTTCCCTCTTTCCCTGGCCGGCAGGTTCCACTCCAGGTTCAGGCTCCGTCATCCATGACATGCTGGCGGCGAACTTCGAGAGCTATATGCCTGACGACCTGCTGGTGAAGACCGACCGGATGACCATGAACCACGGGCTCGAACTCCGCTCGCCGTTTCTGGCGAAGGACGTGATCGAAACCGGCCTGACCCTTCCGGCCGATGGACTCGCCAGGGGACTCGCGCTCAAGCGGTGGCTGAAGAAGGCCTACGAGGGGTTTCTCCCGAATCCGGTCCTGCACCGCCGGAAGCACGGCTTCGGAGTGCCTATCCACAAATGGCTGCGGGGTGTCCTGCAGGAGTGGGCCGCCGCCCGCCTGTTCGACCGGCAGAGCCCGCTCCATGACCATGTCGATTCCGATGCTGTGCGGCTCCTGTGGAAGACCCACATGGACGGCCGGGACGGCGGCCAGCAGGTGATCTGGGCGCTGATCGTGCTGGACCACTGGCTCCGGAGAATCCGGTCATGAGCCGTCCGCTCAGGATCGTCAGGATCATCGACCGCATGAACGTGGGTGGCCCGGCCATTCATGTCACCTTGACCAGCGAGCGGCTGAACGACGGACGCCGGTTCGAGACACTGCTCGTCCGCGGCGAGATCGGCCCTGACGAAGGTGACATGAGCTATCTCCTGAAGGGCCGGAACATAAAGGAAAAATACCTGCCGTCGCTGGGCAGGAGCATTTCTCCCTGGAACGACCTTTTGGTCTTTTTCCAGCTCGTCGGCCTGCTCCGCCGCGAGCGGCCGGACGTGGTGCATACGCACAAGTCGAAGGCGGGCCTTCTGGGACGGATCGCGGCCTTTATCGCCCGTGTGCCGGTGAGAATCCACACGTTCCACGGTCATGTGTTTCACGGGTATTTCTCCCCGCTGGTCTCTCGCCTCGTGGTCTGGACGGAAAAGCTGCTTGCCCTGATTACCCACCGGATTTTTGTCGTCGGCGACCAGCTCCGGATCGAGATGACCGAAAAATACCGGCTGTGTGATCCCGCAAAAATCCTCGTCGTGCCGCTGGGACTGGACCTCGGGCCTTTCGTCGAGGCGTCGGGTGAAGGCCGGGAAAAGGCCCGGCTCGCCCTGCGGCAGTCGCTCGGCGTCGATTCAGGGAAAAAGCTCGTCGGCATCGTCGGGCGGCTGACGCGGATCAAGAACCACGCGATGTTTCTCGAAGCGGCCCGGATGATTGCCGGGAAACGCGCCGATACCGATTTCGTTATCGTGGGCGGCGGGGAACTGGAAACGGAGCTTCAGGAACTGGCACGGGCGTCGGGCATTCCGGACCAGGTTCACTTCATGGGATTCCAGACGAGAACCGCACCGATCTATGCCGGCCTCGATATCATCGCACTCACATCGGACAACGAGGGAACACCGGTGACCCTGATCGAGGCCGGGGCAGCGGGCCTGCCCGCGGTTTCGACCGATGTGGGCGCAGTGCAGACCGTGGTGATCGGGGGCGAGACCGGCTTCATGGTGCCGAAGGGCGATGCCGCCGCACTCGCGGAGAAGATAATGATGCTGCTCGACGATACAGAACTTCGCATGCGGCTCGGTGCGGCCGCCCGCCGTCATGTGACATCTAATTTTTCCATCGAACGGCTGTGCGACACGCTGGGGCGTTTGTACGAAGAACTGGCCGCAAGGAAGTAACCTAGCCCAGTTTTACTTTTGCCCAGGAACGTTTCCCGGCCTTGATGACGAGGTCGGCAGGCGGGTCGTAGCGCTGCTTCACATTCGTCACCTTTTCCCCGTTGACAGTGACTGCATTTGCCTCGATCTTCCGCCGGGCATCCTTTTTAGACTCGGCTATCTTCGCCTCGACCATCAGGTCAGCGAGATCCCGTCCGCCGGTGAAGGAAAACTCCGGCATATCTTCCGGCGTCTCGCCCTTGGAGAACTGGGCTTCCCAGTCCTGCTGCGCCTTCCGGGCGGCTTCCCCGCCGTGATAGCGGGTCACGATCTCGCGGGCGAGGGACTTCTTGGCATCCATCGGGTGGCCCGTCTTGCGCCGGGCAATCTCATCCAAAGGCTCGGCCGAGAGAAGCTCGTAGTACTTCCACATCAGGTCATCTGAAATGCTCATCAGCTTGCCAAACTGCTCGAACGGGGGTTCGGTGATGCCGACGTAGTTGCCGAGCGACTTCGACATCTTCTCGATGCCCCGGATCCCCTCCAGGAGCGGCATCGTCAGGATGCACTGGGGCCGCTGGCCATAGGACTCCTGAAGGGCGCGACCCACCAGGAGATTGAACCTCTGGTCGTTTCCGCCCAGCTCCACGTCTGCCTGAAGTGCCACTGAATCGTACCCCTGCACCAGCGGATACAGGAACTCGTGAATGTGGATCGGCGTGTGGCCCAGATACCTCTTGCTGAAGTCGTCCCGCTCCAGGATGCGCGCAACCGTGTAGTGGGCGGCGAGTTTCACCATGTCACTCGCGGACATCCTGTCCATCCACTCGCCATTGAAACGGACTTCGGTTTTTGCCGGATCGAGGATCCTGAATACCTGCGCCTTGTAGGTCTCGGCATTCTTCCTGATCTCGTCTTCCGAAAGCGGCGGACGGGTTTCGTTCTTCCCCGTCGGGTCGCCGATCTTTCCGGTAAAGTCACCGATGAGGAAAACCACCGTATGCCCCAGCTCCTGGAAATGCCGCATCTTGTGGATGAGAACCGTGTGGCCTAGGTGCAGGTCCGGAGCCGTCGGATCGAACCCGGCCTTCACGCGGAGCGGCTTTCCCGTGGCGACGGAGCGGCGAAGCTTTTCCTTCAACTCCGGCTCCGGAACGATCTCCACCGCCCCGCGGCAGATCAGTTCCCACTGGCGCAGGAAGTCGCGCTCCTGCGCGTCATTCAGCCTGGTTTCGTCCGTGGTCACGCGGTTTTCTTTTCTTCCCGGCCACCGTCCAGCGGGCGGTTCACCCGCACGATGGACCGGCTTTGCCCGGTCGCCGTGTCAATGTCCAGCACCACGCCACACAGGCGGGCGCCACCGCCGGCCATTTCGCCCTTTTCGGGAATCTTGCGCACGAACCGGCGGACTGAAATCTCCGCATTCATGCCGATCACCGAATCGTAGGGGCCGGTCATCCCTGCGTCGGTAATATAGGCGCACCCGCCGGGCAATATCCGCTCGTCGGCCGTCTGCACGTGCGTGTGGGTGCCGATCACGGCGCTCGCCCGGCCGTCACAGAAAACCCCCATTGCCTGCTTTTCGGAGGTCGTCTCGGCGTGCATGTCCACCAGGATACAGGGAGTCTCGTTCCGGAGTCCCTCCAGCGCCCGGTCCACTGCTTCCCATGGATCCGCAGGAACCGGGTTCATGAAAACCGCGCCCATCACGCAAACGACCCCGATTTTCACCCCGCCGGGGGCATCGATCACCGTCATGCCCCGCCCCGGCGTACGCGAGGGATAGTTCACCGGCCGGAGCAGCAGCGGGCAGTCGCCCCGGTCCATCGGGTCGATGATCTCGTGCCGGTCAAAGATGTGGTTACCGCTTGTCAGACAGTCAGCCCCGGCCTGCACCAGTTCCCTGTATATATCCGGCGTAATGCCGTGACCGGTGGCGGCGTTCTCGCAGTTGGCCACCACCACGTCAACCCCGAACTCGCGGATCACGCCCGGAAGCAGCGTCCGGAACGCCTTGCGCCCCGCCGGGCCGAAAATATCGCCTGAAAAAAAGAGTTTCATTGTTTCCGGACCGGTTACCTCGCAAACTCCGTCGCCCGCGTCTCGCGGAATACCGTGATCTTGATCTGGCCAGGGTAAGTGACCTCGGCCTCGATCTTCTTCGCGATTTCCTTCGAGAGCGCATAGGCCTCGTCGTCCGACACCTTGCTGTTGTCCACCATGATCCGGAGTTCCCGGCCCGCCTGCACGGCATAGCTGCGCTCGACGCCGGGGAAGCTGCTGGCGATCTTCTCAAGCGACTCGACCCGCTTTACGTACGATTCCATCTGTTCGCGGCGGCTGCCCGGCCGGGCAGCCGAGAGGGCGTCGGCGGCCTGGGTGATGGCGGCCCAGATGGTCGGCGGATCGTCGTCATGGTGGCAGGAAACGCCCACGATCACGTCCTCCTTCTCGCCGTATTTTCTCAGCAGGTCGCCGCCGATATAGGCGTGCGGCCCTTCCACGTCATGCGAAACCGCCTTTCCGATATCGTGCAGCAGGCCGCAGCGGCGGGCGACAGGCACGTTGAGCTTCAGCTCGGAAGCCATGATCCCGCACAGGAAGGCCACCTCCATCGAATGGGTGAGCTGGTTCTGCGTATAGCTGGTCCGGTATTTGAGGGAACCCAGCAGCTTGAGGATTTCGGGATGGACACCTGTCAGTCCGAGGTCCATCACCGCCTGGTCGGCGGCCTCCTTGCAGGATTTCTCCACCTCGCGCTCGGACTTGGCGACCACTTCCTCGATCCGGGCCGGATGGATACGGCCGTCGGCGATCAGTTTCTCCAGCGACCGCTTGGCCACCTCCCGCCGGAGCGGATTGTAGCCGGAAATGACGATCGTCTCCGGCGTGTCATCGATGATGAAGTCCATGCCGGTGGCGACTTCCAGGGCGCGGATGTTGCGCCCCTCGCGGCCGATGATGCGGCCCTTGATCTCGTCGCCCGGTATCTTGACGACGCTGACCATGCGTTCGGCGGCATAGTCGCCCGAATAGCGGTTGATGGCGAGGGCGATGATCTTTTTGGCGCTCTCCTCGACCTTCTCCTTCGCCTGCGTCTCAAGCTGGCGGGCAATACGGGCCGCCTCCAGCTTTGCGTCTTCCTCGACCGATGAGAGAAGCTGCTTTCTGGCTTCCTCGGCCGTCAGCGAGGCCACCTGTTCCAGCTGCTTCTGGAGTGCCGTCTGCTTTTCCTTTACGGCCACCTGTTGCGTCTCCAGCGACCGCAGCCGGTCGGCATAACCCGCCTCGGTGCGTTTCAGGTTTTCCTGCTGCGTCTTGAGATCCCGCTCCTCGCGCTGAAGCCGGTCCAGACGGTCCTGCACGTCGCGTTCCTTGTCCCGCATCCGGCGCTCGGACTTTTCCGCTTCCTTCAGGGCGTCGCGGGCATCCCGTTCGAGTTCCTCCCGCGTGCGCTGGGCCTTGTCACGGGCCTTCTCGACGATCTCCTTCTCGATCTCCCGCGCCCGCATCTCGGCCTTCTTCACCATGTCCTCGCGCAGCCGCTGGGCATCGCCGAGCATCTTCTGCTCAC
This genomic interval carries:
- a CDS encoding glycosyltransferase family 2 protein, producing the protein MPCAVGIAIWNNRNLLPGLKQSLSALSTQPRLVLLFDNGSTDDSAGWIAQNWPEAVLLKSPVNTGFAEAHNRLIEAAFANPEITAYLALNSDALLDPDFFKSAFPALDPEMKMGAVQPLVLHLDETMKPTGRIDTTGIGFNARTGLFIDRHRGETPGAAHQTAGPVFGPSGAVALYHRDWLAAVKDPEHGYFDRRFFAYYEDVDISWRARRLGWSAVFIPGAKAYHQRYGSLGARPEQEKLLYRNRLWLHLKNEGWGSLLAPKLAGRELLNLLRAATTRPWLRDVLAEKFRTAVAIGRGYDPKLEKIDPRDYPA
- a CDS encoding glycosyltransferase family 4 protein is translated as MTTRPKPIRVRFLTQTDEQGASARLRVYSYVNYLAAEGLQITVDPANTEATTIGYARTALQRMTGIVETAALNDVIVIQRDFVNHMVPWIEWLYAKSGRPLILDVDDAIDLRPPGHPEGWRSKLLGTDGKLESLARMAHTVVAGNHYLAGRIREWNPNVQVIPTCLDLSAWPRPAPRRLPAGRPIVIGWIGSPLTTFYLGLVKEALRGIAARRQIVFRTVGATALSWEGVPLEQRIWRAETELAEIEQFDIGIMPLTDDEWSRGKCGTKIIQYFAAAVPVVASPVGMNVDALDGGKAGLLASTTREWTEAFDRLLGDPGLYTQLSVAGRDRAETQYDLRRYVPLWSEIIHKAAER
- a CDS encoding glycosyltransferase produces the protein MTGSQRPRVLVLLKTLGIGGAETLVLNSSRLWDRSQFDYRLGYLGKPADLEPEFRSGGFEPVRFAPSGHANDPFSLWELFRWIRREQITLIHAHLPVPSLWAVLAARGTGTKVVATNHSQPESMRPLTARIARLAWPRADLVIAVGSSLAADSRTARRTELVNNGVELDRFVSARPAALDGIPPDATVVLVLGSLIELKRPLETLNVFERAVEKAGSSANAHLVFAGGGELAASLAAARDASPHAKRIHLLGLRRDIPALCARADIVLLLSRTEGLPMALLEGGAGGCSLIATRIASVGTLVRDGENGFLVTDDLEAAGALSRLLADPALRKKMGAASRETVAREFNLQSNVRRIEQLYREVLA
- the asnB gene encoding asparagine synthase (glutamine-hydrolyzing), which encodes MCGIAGMFVPGADSAELQRRVRAAASRIAHRGPDDEGYYAQEGLALGHRRLVVIDRTGGAQPFTDSGGRVTAAYNGEIYNHRELRQELAPEGETFTTRSDTEVLVRAFARRGTDAFIKLDGMFAAALWRHADRSLFLVRDPAGEKPLFFSENPLGPGSPGIAFASEVYSLLALLPEVPPVDPAGLWSYLTLGYAREPRILKGIGLVPPGSWLRIENGRITDQQRYWRPRFTPVHLPEREALPCIRRAMKLAVQSRLEADVPLGAFLSGGIDSSIIVYEMRQAGVDEINTFSIGFREGEGYDESPWAREIGRLLNTHHHEQMFGVSEAIVESTLNALDEPMADSSAIATWSLAEHARRHITVALGGDGGDEVFCGYERFAGILLTERIPLAVRRLLSPLAPLVPDTGGYGNRGDRLRRLLRDGIHPAAERLLRWQAIQPPEQARRYMTEPAGFASLFPWPAGSTPGSGSVIHDMLAANFESYMPDDLLVKTDRMTMNHGLELRSPFLAKDVIETGLTLPADGLARGLALKRWLKKAYEGFLPNPVLHRRKHGFGVPIHKWLRGVLQEWAAARLFDRQSPLHDHVDSDAVRLLWKTHMDGRDGGQQVIWALIVLDHWLRRIRS
- a CDS encoding glycosyltransferase family 4 protein, producing MSRPLRIVRIIDRMNVGGPAIHVTLTSERLNDGRRFETLLVRGEIGPDEGDMSYLLKGRNIKEKYLPSLGRSISPWNDLLVFFQLVGLLRRERPDVVHTHKSKAGLLGRIAAFIARVPVRIHTFHGHVFHGYFSPLVSRLVVWTEKLLALITHRIFVVGDQLRIEMTEKYRLCDPAKILVVPLGLDLGPFVEASGEGREKARLALRQSLGVDSGKKLVGIVGRLTRIKNHAMFLEAARMIAGKRADTDFVIVGGGELETELQELARASGIPDQVHFMGFQTRTAPIYAGLDIIALTSDNEGTPVTLIEAGAAGLPAVSTDVGAVQTVVIGGETGFMVPKGDAAALAEKIMMLLDDTELRMRLGAAARRHVTSNFSIERLCDTLGRLYEELAARK
- a CDS encoding tyrosine--tRNA ligase, yielding MRQWELICRGAVEIVPEPELKEKLRRSVATGKPLRVKAGFDPTAPDLHLGHTVLIHKMRHFQELGHTVVFLIGDFTGKIGDPTGKNETRPPLSEDEIRKNAETYKAQVFRILDPAKTEVRFNGEWMDRMSASDMVKLAAHYTVARILERDDFSKRYLGHTPIHIHEFLYPLVQGYDSVALQADVELGGNDQRFNLLVGRALQESYGQRPQCILTMPLLEGIRGIEKMSKSLGNYVGITEPPFEQFGKLMSISDDLMWKYYELLSAEPLDEIARRKTGHPMDAKKSLAREIVTRYHGGEAARKAQQDWEAQFSKGETPEDMPEFSFTGGRDLADLMVEAKIAESKKDARRKIEANAVTVNGEKVTNVKQRYDPPADLVIKAGKRSWAKVKLG
- a CDS encoding TIGR00282 family metallophosphoesterase, coding for MKLFFSGDIFGPAGRKAFRTLLPGVIREFGVDVVVANCENAATGHGITPDIYRELVQAGADCLTSGNHIFDRHEIIDPMDRGDCPLLLRPVNYPSRTPGRGMTVIDAPGGVKIGVVCVMGAVFMNPVPADPWEAVDRALEGLRNETPCILVDMHAETTSEKQAMGVFCDGRASAVIGTHTHVQTADERILPGGCAYITDAGMTGPYDSVIGMNAEISVRRFVRKIPEKGEMAGGGARLCGVVLDIDTATGQSRSIVRVNRPLDGGREEKKTA
- the rny gene encoding ribonuclease Y yields the protein MEYLVPAGAGVAGLILGVVGVMVLGRSREQKMLGDAQRLREDMVKKAEMRAREIEKEIVEKARDKAQRTREELERDARDALKEAEKSERRMRDKERDVQDRLDRLQREERDLKTQQENLKRTEAGYADRLRSLETQQVAVKEKQTALQKQLEQVASLTAEEARKQLLSSVEEDAKLEAARIARQLETQAKEKVEESAKKIIALAINRYSGDYAAERMVSVVKIPGDEIKGRIIGREGRNIRALEVATGMDFIIDDTPETIVISGYNPLRREVAKRSLEKLIADGRIHPARIEEVVAKSEREVEKSCKEAADQAVMDLGLTGVHPEILKLLGSLKYRTSYTQNQLTHSMEVAFLCGIMASELKLNVPVARRCGLLHDIGKAVSHDVEGPHAYIGGDLLRKYGEKEDVIVGVSCHHDDDPPTIWAAITQAADALSAARPGSRREQMESYVKRVESLEKIASSFPGVERSYAVQAGRELRIMVDNSKVSDDEAYALSKEIAKKIEAEVTYPGQIKITVFRETRATEFAR